In the genome of Gloeotrichia echinulata CP02, one region contains:
- the ntrB gene encoding nitrate ABC transporter permease, with the protein MTATLGSRTKKRNSQNKTANFLSKKVVPPLVALIIFLTIWQLLCSSSDSNLPGPIKVFQDTWDPFIINPFFDNGENDKGLGWQILTSLGRVGLGFSLAAIVGVIFGIIIGANQLIYSAVDPIFQVLRTVPPLAWLPISLAAFRQANPSAIFVIFITSIWPILINTTVGVQQIPQDYRNVARVLKLSGFKYFIKILFPATVPYIFTGLRIGIGLSWLAIVAAEMLVGGVGIGSFIWDAFNTNTATNLSEMILALIYVGLVGLMLDRLVGFIAKKVVSEEQK; encoded by the coding sequence ATGACCGCAACCCTTGGAAGTCGTACTAAAAAACGAAATTCGCAGAATAAGACTGCCAATTTTTTATCAAAAAAAGTTGTACCTCCACTAGTAGCGCTCATCATATTTTTAACTATTTGGCAATTACTCTGCTCAAGTTCTGATTCTAATTTGCCAGGACCAATCAAAGTTTTTCAAGATACTTGGGACCCGTTTATCATTAACCCATTCTTTGATAATGGTGAAAATGATAAAGGATTAGGTTGGCAAATACTCACAAGTTTAGGAAGAGTAGGTTTAGGTTTCAGTCTAGCAGCGATTGTAGGCGTTATCTTTGGCATCATTATTGGAGCCAATCAATTAATTTATAGTGCCGTAGACCCCATATTTCAGGTACTACGAACAGTTCCACCCTTGGCTTGGTTGCCTATTTCTTTAGCAGCATTTCGCCAAGCTAATCCCTCAGCGATTTTCGTGATTTTCATCACATCTATTTGGCCGATTCTGATTAATACAACAGTTGGTGTACAACAAATACCCCAAGACTACAGAAACGTTGCTAGAGTATTAAAGCTTTCGGGATTCAAGTATTTCATAAAAATTCTATTTCCAGCCACAGTTCCTTACATATTCACCGGCTTAAGAATTGGTATTGGCTTATCTTGGTTAGCAATTGTAGCCGCCGAAATGTTAGTTGGTGGTGTGGGAATCGGCTCGTTTATTTGGGATGCATTCAACACTAATACTGCAACTAATCTCAGTGAAATGATTTTGGCACTAATTTATGTAGGCTTAGTAGGATTAATGCTAGATAGATTAGTTGGTTTCATTGCGAAGAAAGTAGTTTCTGAAGAACAAAAATAG
- a CDS encoding nitrate ABC transporter ATP-binding protein (This model describes the ATP binding subunits of ATP-binding cassette (ABC) transporters for nitrate transport, or for bicarbonate transport, in bacteria and archaea.): MQVAKKNQNTTQVNPLLSPKAENFLVIDGVSKIYPTPDGPYTVLDGVDLKVRESEFVCIIGHSGCGKSTLLNMVSGFNSPTDGIVLLQDQPITEPGPDRMMVFQNYCLLPWLSVFENVYLAVDSVFPKKPRAEKRAIVKEHLAMVGLTEAADKKPSQISGGMKQRVAIARALSIRPQVLILDEPFGALDAITKEELQEELLQIWREHQVTILMITHDIDEALFLADRVVMMTNGPAAKIGEILNVPFPRPRNRKRIMEDPQYYNLRNYALDFLYRRYAHNDE; the protein is encoded by the coding sequence ATGCAAGTAGCTAAAAAAAATCAAAACACAACCCAAGTTAATCCATTGCTATCACCGAAAGCAGAGAATTTTTTGGTAATTGATGGCGTTAGCAAAATTTACCCAACGCCTGACGGTCCTTATACGGTTTTAGATGGAGTTGACCTGAAAGTTCGTGAATCGGAATTTGTTTGCATTATTGGTCATTCTGGCTGTGGTAAATCTACGCTGTTAAACATGGTTTCTGGGTTCAACTCCCCCACCGATGGGATAGTCTTACTGCAAGATCAACCTATCACTGAACCAGGCCCAGACAGAATGATGGTATTCCAAAACTACTGTTTACTACCGTGGCTAAGTGTCTTTGAAAATGTGTATTTAGCTGTAGATTCAGTATTTCCCAAAAAACCCAGAGCAGAAAAACGAGCTATTGTCAAGGAACATTTGGCGATGGTGGGATTAACAGAAGCCGCAGACAAAAAACCCAGTCAAATTTCTGGGGGAATGAAGCAACGAGTGGCGATCGCCCGCGCCCTTTCTATTCGTCCTCAAGTCTTGATTCTTGATGAACCTTTCGGTGCATTAGACGCTATCACTAAAGAAGAATTACAAGAAGAATTGCTGCAAATCTGGCGCGAACATCAAGTCACAATTCTGATGATTACTCATGACATTGATGAAGCACTATTTTTAGCAGACCGAGTGGTCATGATGACTAACGGACCAGCCGCTAAAATTGGCGAAATTCTCAATGTTCCCTTCCCCCGTCCCCGCAACCGTAAACGCATCATGGAAGACCCTCAATACTATAACTTACGGAACTATGCCCTAGACTTCCTCTATCGTCGCTACGCTCACAATGATGAATAA
- a CDS encoding CmpA/NrtA family ABC transporter substrate-binding protein — protein sequence MSNLSRRNFIITTGAAAASTILIHGCSSNGSSADNSTPNTTANPASNVTAVGNAPKVETTKAKLGFIPLTDAAPLIIAKEKGFFAKYGMTDVELKKEKSWVVVRENLKIGSAGDGIDGSHILSPMPYQISITDKVPLYILARLNLNGQAISVAEKFKDLKVSADSKSLKAAVDKAKADKKALKAAVTFPGGTHDLWMRYWLASGGIDPNQDVGLEVVPPPQMVANVKSGTVDAFCVGEPWNAQLVSQKLGYTALVTGELWNNHPEKAFTMRKDWVDKNPNSTQALLMGIIEAQQWCDKPENKEEMCKICSDRKYFNVAVADILERFRGNIDYGDGRTVKDFQYRMKFWADNASYPYKSHDIWFLTENIRWGKLPADTKVKELVDQVNKEDLWKQAAKALGVAAAEIPTSTSRGVETFFDGVKFDPEKPEEYLNSLKIKKA from the coding sequence ATGAGTAATCTTTCGCGCAGAAATTTCATTATAACCACAGGTGCTGCTGCTGCTAGTACTATCTTGATTCACGGTTGCTCATCCAATGGATCAAGTGCAGACAACTCCACGCCTAATACTACAGCTAATCCCGCATCTAACGTTACCGCTGTAGGTAATGCGCCAAAAGTCGAAACCACCAAAGCCAAATTAGGATTCATTCCCCTAACTGATGCGGCTCCCCTGATTATAGCCAAAGAGAAAGGCTTCTTTGCCAAATATGGCATGACCGATGTCGAACTCAAAAAAGAAAAATCATGGGTTGTAGTTCGTGAAAACTTAAAAATCGGTTCAGCTGGTGATGGTATTGATGGATCGCATATCCTCAGCCCCATGCCCTACCAAATCAGTATCACCGACAAAGTACCACTGTACATTTTGGCGAGGTTAAATCTTAACGGTCAGGCCATCTCCGTCGCCGAAAAATTTAAAGACTTGAAAGTTTCAGCAGATAGCAAAAGCTTGAAAGCGGCTGTAGATAAAGCCAAAGCCGATAAAAAAGCTCTAAAAGCCGCTGTCACCTTTCCCGGTGGTACCCACGATTTATGGATGCGCTACTGGTTAGCATCTGGCGGTATCGATCCTAACCAAGATGTAGGTTTAGAAGTCGTACCACCCCCGCAAATGGTAGCCAATGTAAAATCTGGCACCGTAGACGCCTTTTGTGTGGGAGAACCTTGGAATGCTCAATTAGTCAGCCAAAAATTGGGTTACACCGCTTTAGTGACAGGTGAACTGTGGAACAACCACCCAGAAAAAGCCTTTACCATGCGGAAAGATTGGGTAGATAAAAATCCCAATTCAACACAGGCTTTGTTAATGGGAATAATAGAAGCACAGCAATGGTGCGACAAACCCGAAAATAAAGAAGAAATGTGTAAAATTTGCTCAGACCGTAAATACTTTAACGTCGCTGTTGCTGATATTTTAGAGCGATTCAGAGGCAATATTGACTACGGCGATGGACGCACAGTTAAAGACTTTCAATATCGGATGAAATTCTGGGCAGATAACGCTTCCTATCCTTACAAAAGTCATGATATTTGGTTCTTAACAGAAAACATCCGTTGGGGAAAACTACCCGCTGATACTAAAGTCAAAGAACTCGTAGATCAAGTAAACAAAGAAGACTTGTGGAAACAAGCAGCTAAAGCCCTTGGTGTTGCTGCTGCTGAAATTCCTACTAGCACTTCTCGTGGTGTCGAAACTTTCTTTGATGGCGTCAAATTTGACCCAGAAAAACCTGAAGAGTACTTGAATAGCTTGAAAATCAAGAAAGCTTAA